One genomic region from Yersinia canariae encodes:
- the hscB gene encoding co-chaperone HscB — protein MDYFTLFGLPAQYLIDGNQLTTRYQELQRQFHPDRFANQPERERLASLQQAATINDAYQTLKHPLKRAEYMLSLQGFDLSNEQHTMHDTAFLMEQLELREELDAIERKPDAETQLAEFNRRLALMTQTRSQLMVEQLNQQQWEQAADTVRKLRFLDKLQQQVEQLEERLFDDFS, from the coding sequence ATGGATTACTTCACATTATTCGGGCTGCCAGCTCAGTATCTGATTGACGGCAACCAGCTCACTACCCGCTATCAAGAATTGCAACGCCAATTCCACCCTGACCGTTTTGCCAATCAGCCAGAACGCGAGCGCTTGGCCTCGTTGCAACAAGCTGCGACCATCAATGATGCCTATCAAACCCTCAAGCACCCGTTAAAACGGGCTGAGTATATGCTATCTTTGCAGGGTTTTGATTTAAGCAATGAACAACATACTATGCACGATACTGCGTTTCTGATGGAGCAATTGGAGTTGCGCGAAGAGCTTGATGCTATCGAACGTAAGCCCGATGCTGAAACACAACTCGCTGAATTTAATCGCCGCTTGGCGCTCATGACTCAAACGCGCAGCCAACTGATGGTTGAGCAACTGAATCAACAACAATGGGAACAAGCAGCGGATACGGTACGAAAATTACGTTTTCTGGATAAGTTACAACAGCAGGTTGAACAGTTAGAAGAACGCCTGTTTGATGACTTTTCGTGA
- the hscA gene encoding Fe-S protein assembly chaperone HscA — translation MALLQISEPGLTAAPHQRRLAAGIDLGTTNSLVATVRSGKAQTLADEQLRDLLPSVVHYQKDGIDVGWNARHLAALDPVNTISSVKRMMGRSLADITQRYPNLPYQFQPSENGLPMIQTASGLVNPVQVSADILKALAQRARSALEGELDGVVITVPAYFDDAQRQGTKDAARLAGLHVLRLLNEPTAAAIAYGLDSGQEGVIAVYDLGGGTFDISILRLSRGVFEVLATGGDSALGGDDFDHLLADWLREQAGIDSRDDHGVQRQLLDAAIAAKIALSDAEVADVSVAGWQGQVTREQFESLIASLVKRTLMACRRALKDAGVTADEVLEVVMVGGSTRVPLVREQVGQFFGRTPLTSIDPDKVVAIGAAIQADILVGNKPDSDMLLLDVIPLSLGLETMGGLVEKVIPRNTTIPVARAQEFTTFKDGQSAMTIHVLQGERELVQDCRSLARFALRGLPPLPAGGAHIRVTFQVDADGLLSVTAMEKSTGVEASIQVKPSYGLSDDEIANMIKDSMANAQSDIGARKLAEQQVEASRVLESLQGALAEDAALLNEQESTAIAQAVAALQQQMQGADPHAIEAAIKALDAQTQDFAARRMDASIRRALAGHSVDEV, via the coding sequence ATGGCCTTATTACAAATTAGTGAGCCTGGTTTAACGGCTGCGCCGCATCAACGTCGGTTGGCTGCGGGGATAGATTTAGGCACCACCAACTCCTTGGTAGCTACAGTGCGCAGCGGTAAAGCGCAAACGCTAGCAGATGAGCAGTTGCGGGATCTTTTGCCCTCAGTCGTTCATTATCAAAAAGATGGAATTGATGTCGGCTGGAATGCGCGCCACTTAGCCGCATTGGATCCGGTCAATACAATCAGTTCAGTCAAACGCATGATGGGCCGCTCTCTAGCAGACATCACGCAGCGCTATCCTAATCTGCCTTACCAATTCCAGCCGAGTGAAAATGGTTTGCCGATGATCCAGACGGCGAGTGGATTGGTTAATCCGGTGCAAGTCTCTGCGGATATTCTTAAAGCATTGGCGCAACGGGCTCGATCCGCTCTGGAAGGGGAATTGGATGGCGTGGTGATTACTGTCCCCGCTTACTTCGATGATGCTCAACGCCAGGGGACTAAAGATGCAGCCCGTTTAGCCGGATTGCACGTATTGCGTTTGCTTAATGAGCCGACCGCAGCCGCCATCGCCTATGGCCTGGACTCAGGTCAAGAAGGGGTGATTGCTGTTTACGACCTGGGCGGCGGGACATTTGATATTTCTATTTTGCGCTTAAGTCGTGGTGTATTTGAAGTCTTGGCTACGGGCGGCGACTCCGCGCTGGGTGGCGATGATTTTGACCACTTATTAGCAGATTGGCTACGTGAGCAAGCGGGTATTGATTCCCGCGATGATCATGGTGTTCAGCGGCAACTACTTGATGCGGCAATCGCGGCCAAAATTGCATTGAGTGATGCTGAGGTTGCGGATGTCTCTGTTGCTGGTTGGCAAGGGCAGGTTACTCGTGAGCAGTTTGAATCTCTGATAGCATCATTAGTTAAACGCACATTAATGGCTTGTCGCCGTGCATTAAAAGATGCTGGCGTCACAGCTGATGAAGTGCTTGAAGTCGTGATGGTTGGCGGTTCAACCCGTGTGCCTTTAGTGCGCGAGCAAGTTGGACAATTCTTTGGCCGCACGCCACTGACTTCGATTGACCCAGATAAAGTGGTCGCCATTGGTGCGGCTATCCAGGCAGATATTCTGGTGGGGAATAAACCCGACAGTGACATGCTTTTGCTTGATGTTATCCCGCTGTCATTGGGGCTGGAAACTATGGGGGGGTTAGTGGAGAAAGTGATTCCCCGCAATACCACCATTCCAGTGGCCCGCGCACAAGAGTTCACTACGTTTAAAGATGGTCAGAGCGCGATGACTATCCACGTGCTGCAAGGTGAACGCGAATTGGTTCAAGATTGCCGTTCACTCGCCCGTTTTGCCTTACGTGGTTTACCGCCGTTGCCAGCAGGAGGCGCGCATATTCGTGTGACTTTCCAAGTGGATGCGGACGGGCTATTGAGTGTTACCGCAATGGAGAAATCCACTGGCGTTGAGGCGTCGATTCAGGTGAAGCCTTCCTATGGGCTATCCGATGATGAAATTGCCAATATGATTAAAGATTCAATGGCTAATGCGCAAAGTGATATTGGCGCGCGCAAGCTGGCGGAGCAACAAGTCGAAGCTTCCCGTGTGCTGGAAAGTTTACAAGGCGCACTGGCAGAAGACGCCGCATTACTCAATGAGCAAGAAAGTACTGCTATCGCTCAGGCGGTAGCGGCATTACAGCAGCAGATGCAGGGCGCTGACCCACATGCAATCGAAGCTGCGATAAAAGCGTTAGATGCACAAACGCAAGATTTTGCCGCGCGCCGGATGGATGCATCCATTCGTCGTGCTTTGGCTGGCCATTCTGTGGATGAGGTTTAA
- the fdx gene encoding ISC system 2Fe-2S type ferredoxin, with protein sequence MPKIVFLPHKDLCPDGAVLEATQGETILDVALRNGIDIEHACEKSCACTTCHCIVREGFDSLPESSELEDDMLDKAWGLEPESRLSCQARVTDEDLVVEIPRYTINHAREH encoded by the coding sequence ATGCCTAAAATAGTATTTCTGCCCCATAAAGACCTTTGCCCGGATGGCGCAGTACTGGAAGCAACCCAAGGTGAGACCATATTGGATGTCGCCTTGCGTAATGGAATTGATATCGAGCACGCTTGTGAAAAATCCTGCGCGTGTACCACCTGCCACTGTATTGTGCGGGAAGGGTTTGATTCTCTGCCAGAAAGCAGTGAGCTGGAAGATGATATGTTGGATAAAGCTTGGGGGCTGGAGCCGGAAAGCCGCTTGAGCTGTCAGGCCCGAGTGACGGACGAAGATCTGGTGGTTGAGATCCCGCGTTATACCATTAACCATGCGCGGGAGCACTGA
- the iscX gene encoding Fe-S cluster assembly protein IscX, producing the protein MGLTWQDTREIGEALYDQFPDTDPKTVRFTDMHQWICDLEDFDDDPQGSNEKVLEAILLVWLDEFE; encoded by the coding sequence ATGGGCTTAACCTGGCAAGATACTCGCGAAATTGGCGAAGCCCTGTACGACCAGTTCCCGGATACTGATCCGAAAACCGTGCGTTTTACCGACATGCATCAGTGGATTTGTGATCTGGAAGATTTTGATGATGATCCGCAGGGATCGAATGAAAAAGTGCTAGAAGCTATCTTATTGGTCTGGTTAGATGAATTTGAGTAA
- the pepB gene encoding aminopeptidase PepB, producing MTTEMMQVTLSDKPADARWGDKAILSTNAEGITIHLTGNGKLGAIQRAARKIDGQGIKHVKLAGEGWGLEPSWAFWQGFRGPKGQRSVEWAELPVDEKTELEQRLKIIDWVRDTINTPAEDLGPEQLAKNAIDLLCSVSCDAVSYRITKGEDLREQGYAGIYTVGRGSDRAPVLLALDYNPTGNPDAPVMACLVGKGITFDSGGYSLKQSAFMDSMKSDMGGAATVTGALALAAARGLKERVKLYLCCADNMVSGNAFKLGDIIRYRNGKTVEIMNTDAEGRLVLADGLIDASEQKNAPLIIDAATLTGAAKTALGNDYHALFSFDDELAQELLSSAKVEHEPFWRLPLAEFHRSQLPSNFAELNNVAGAAYSAGASTAAAFLSHFVKNYQQGWLHIDCSATYRKSAVEQWSAGATGLGVRTIANLLLSKAK from the coding sequence ATGACAACAGAAATGATGCAAGTAACCCTATCCGATAAGCCCGCTGATGCCCGTTGGGGCGACAAAGCAATACTCAGCACGAATGCTGAGGGGATAACCATTCACCTGACAGGTAATGGTAAATTAGGTGCTATTCAACGCGCTGCCCGCAAAATAGATGGGCAAGGTATTAAACATGTAAAACTGGCCGGAGAGGGCTGGGGTCTGGAGCCAAGCTGGGCATTCTGGCAAGGTTTCCGTGGGCCAAAAGGCCAGCGCAGCGTGGAGTGGGCAGAACTGCCAGTGGACGAAAAAACCGAGCTGGAACAACGGCTAAAGATTATTGACTGGGTGCGCGATACCATCAATACACCGGCAGAAGACTTAGGGCCAGAACAGCTGGCAAAAAACGCGATTGATTTGCTGTGCTCGGTATCATGCGACGCCGTCAGCTATCGCATTACCAAAGGCGAAGACCTGCGTGAGCAAGGCTATGCCGGGATTTACACTGTCGGCCGTGGGTCTGATCGTGCGCCAGTCTTGTTAGCGCTGGATTACAACCCAACAGGTAACCCGGATGCGCCAGTTATGGCATGTTTGGTCGGCAAAGGAATTACTTTTGATTCAGGTGGTTATAGCCTGAAACAGAGCGCTTTTATGGATTCGATGAAATCCGATATGGGCGGTGCTGCAACAGTAACGGGTGCATTGGCATTAGCGGCAGCCCGTGGGTTAAAAGAGCGTGTGAAACTTTATTTGTGTTGCGCCGACAATATGGTTAGCGGTAATGCCTTCAAACTGGGTGATATTATCCGTTACCGCAATGGCAAGACTGTTGAAATCATGAATACCGATGCAGAAGGGCGCTTGGTATTGGCTGATGGTCTGATTGATGCCTCTGAGCAGAAGAACGCACCGCTGATTATTGACGCGGCGACGTTAACGGGGGCAGCGAAAACCGCCTTGGGCAATGATTACCACGCGTTATTTAGCTTTGATGATGAACTGGCGCAAGAGTTGCTGAGCAGCGCAAAAGTTGAGCATGAACCGTTCTGGCGCTTGCCGCTGGCCGAATTCCATCGCAGCCAGTTGCCTTCTAATTTTGCTGAGTTGAATAATGTCGCGGGCGCGGCTTACAGCGCCGGGGCCAGCACCGCGGCGGCATTTTTGTCGCACTTTGTGAAAAACTATCAGCAAGGTTGGCTGCACATTGACTGTTCTGCTACTTACCGTAAAAGCGCCGTTGAGCAATGGTCTGCTGGCGCTACTGGTTTAGGTGTTCGCACTATTGCTAACCTGCTGTTATCGAAAGCAAAATAG
- the sseB gene encoding enhanced serine sensitivity protein SseB, with translation MSLPQSPDDNHDHHPHDEDQNLESLLKLAATESIHRTAFFRALLDATVLVLVEDSDQSGEDGEMTFTAGNGVNILHWEKQDGESVIPFFTSVEVLQQALDIAEDQQVDSEKQPFIAMPVRVLFEMTQGAHLFLNPKSEHGKEFWPQEVAMLLENGGLAQPAEMVVDKESQILLGQPEEYPSAMVDALIQLFSQRKAVRRAFLALMHDKAADEKPNLLVGLEVDGSIDEIDQLIQEAGNVASDHAPDDGPVDFCVVNEKERGVSHYLMTHTQAFYQRRWGSWLRNIIPSTNH, from the coding sequence ATGAGTTTGCCGCAGTCCCCTGATGATAATCACGATCACCATCCCCATGATGAAGACCAAAATCTGGAGTCTTTGCTCAAACTGGCGGCGACGGAGTCAATTCATCGCACCGCCTTTTTTCGTGCGCTGTTAGATGCCACGGTTTTAGTGCTGGTGGAGGATTCAGATCAGAGTGGTGAGGATGGTGAAATGACATTCACGGCAGGCAATGGTGTGAATATTCTGCACTGGGAAAAGCAGGATGGTGAATCAGTCATTCCATTCTTTACCTCGGTCGAGGTGCTACAGCAAGCGCTAGATATCGCTGAAGATCAACAGGTTGACAGTGAAAAACAGCCATTCATTGCTATGCCAGTGCGGGTGTTATTTGAAATGACACAGGGTGCGCATCTGTTTTTGAATCCGAAATCAGAGCACGGTAAAGAGTTTTGGCCGCAAGAAGTGGCGATGCTACTGGAGAACGGCGGTTTAGCTCAACCGGCTGAAATGGTGGTGGATAAAGAGAGCCAAATTCTGTTAGGGCAGCCGGAAGAGTACCCTTCGGCGATGGTCGATGCATTGATCCAACTGTTCAGCCAGCGTAAGGCGGTGCGACGGGCTTTCTTGGCGCTGATGCACGATAAGGCGGCAGATGAGAAACCTAATTTATTGGTGGGGCTGGAAGTTGATGGTTCCATTGATGAAATTGATCAGTTGATTCAAGAGGCTGGCAATGTGGCCAGTGACCATGCACCGGATGATGGCCCGGTAGACTTTTGCGTGGTGAATGAGAAAGAGCGGGGAGTCAGCCACTATCTGATGACTCATACCCAAGCTTTTTATCAGCGCAGGTGGGGCAGTTGGCTTAGAAATATCATTCCTTCGACTAATCATTAA
- a CDS encoding alpha-2-macroglobulin family protein: MNYNGLHRLMSRMKGCQMVLLVSAVLLLAGCDDENKNKDVAAPSSPVATQASESVVKTPVSKTNDANKLAELAKQHAGQPLTLLDASELQLDGASAMVLTFSQPLDPNQDFSSQVHLVDTVSGKIDGAWELSDNMMELRLRHLKPERKLLLTVDSALKGIGGAELGKQQQQQITTRDIKPSVGFASKGSLLPGKLAQGLPIMVLNVDNVDVNFFRIKQSSLANFLANWQYRSSLSNWESDELLKMADLVYTGRFDLNPAANTREKLLLPLADIKPLQESGVYLAVMQQAGRYNYTNAATLFTLSDIGVSLHSYHDQLDVFTQALAGGAALKGVSLQLLDEKGQVLAQSETDGQGHAQLEKNAKAKLLLASQNGQTSLIDLTAPALDLAEFDIAGPEGFQKQFFAFGPRDLYRPGETLIVNGLLRDADGKPLATQPVKVDILKPDNQVVRSFVWQPQDGLYQYQYAIPESGPTGEWSLRLNLGDNQPRLYKFKVEDFLPERMALDIATSAEPIATDSEASFAVTGRYLYGAPASGNRLQGQLFLRPLREAVAALPGFEFGSVIEENLSRTLDEFDTTLDSDGQTDIEVDNSWQNAQSPMKLILQASLLESGGRPVTRRAEQALWPADALAGIRPLFNKQQVYDYRSDSYKSQAMVDQDTTADFDIVYANADGEKLAVNGLKVKLVRERRDYYWQWSESDGWQSLFDKKDLTMAEQSVNIPANGSAKVSFPVEWGAYRIEVSNPDNSLVSSSRFWAGYSWQDNTAGSGAVRPDQVKLTLDKPAYRPGEKVKLRIEAPTAGNGYLLVESSDGPLWWQEVSIAAGGTEVEVPINTDWNRHDLYLSATVIRPGDKSQQATPKRAIGLLHLPLVDETRKLALELEAPARIRPNQTLVVKVKASRTGAPLPQKVQVLLSAVDSGILNITDYATPDPHDAFLGRKRYSADQYDVYGQLIEGQGRLASLRFGGDGDEEDALSRGGKKPITEVTIVAQQAQPVSLNSQGEGTIELPIPDFNGELRLMAQAWSDEDFGKAESKVVVAAPLIAQLATPRFLAGGDSTELALDLSNLSGQPQTLSLNWAASNLLALKGAPTQSVSLATGERKTLLIPVLALNGFGQGDIGLTITGMVLPDEKLADYQHHWKIGVRPAYPAQTRHFANVLHSGDNWNLPAEAIEGLAPETLQGQLLITSRPPLNLARYITELYAYPYGCLEQTVSGLYPSLYSNNAQLTALGIKADSDEKRRKSIDVGIEHLLSMQRHNGGFGLWSNDSPEEFWLTVYATDFLYRASQQGYSVPVAALTAANNRLQRYLQDPSQVQIRYSEQTNHTRFAVQAYAGLVLAQQQQASLGALRQLYTRGNDARSGLPLVQLGVALKLMGDMPRAKEAITQGLNTTRSDKDYWLEDYGSPLRDDALILALLTDNNLLPQVRDTRLLELSNALMGRNYLSTQESNALFLAGRTLMNGAETPWQVAIAQQAEPIADSPTLTQNTALNQNWSAQQLAGGIQLQNRGDVALYSRLDIVGYPLQTPAPFSNNLHISRSYIGLDGKPLKLSNLKSGELVLVYLDVWADKRVPDALVVDLLPAGLELENQNLGDSSASLGESANSVTELLQDMQQSDIKHQEFRDDRYVAAVNVDPYRHTTLLYLARAVTPGIYQVPAPQVESMYVPDWRALGSTVPQLEVSK; encoded by the coding sequence ATGAATTACAATGGTTTGCATCGGTTAATGTCGAGAATGAAAGGGTGCCAGATGGTGCTCTTGGTCAGCGCGGTATTATTATTAGCGGGCTGTGATGACGAGAACAAAAATAAGGATGTTGCTGCGCCATCTTCCCCGGTGGCGACACAGGCCAGTGAGTCTGTGGTCAAAACGCCAGTAAGTAAAACTAATGATGCAAATAAATTGGCAGAACTGGCCAAACAGCATGCCGGGCAGCCGCTAACTTTATTGGATGCCTCCGAGCTACAGCTCGATGGCGCTAGTGCTATGGTGCTGACTTTCTCTCAGCCATTAGATCCCAATCAGGACTTTTCCTCACAGGTGCATCTGGTTGATACCGTCAGTGGGAAAATTGACGGGGCTTGGGAACTGTCCGATAACATGATGGAGTTGCGTTTACGCCATCTCAAACCTGAACGTAAATTGCTGCTTACAGTTGATAGTGCTTTGAAAGGCATCGGCGGTGCTGAGTTAGGTAAACAACAGCAGCAACAAATTACCACCCGCGATATTAAGCCGAGTGTCGGTTTTGCCAGTAAAGGCTCTTTGCTGCCGGGTAAATTGGCGCAGGGTTTACCGATAATGGTGCTCAATGTCGATAACGTTGATGTTAACTTTTTCCGCATTAAGCAAAGTAGCTTGGCCAATTTCCTGGCGAATTGGCAGTACCGCAGTTCGCTGTCTAACTGGGAATCGGACGAGTTGCTGAAAATGGCTGATCTGGTCTATACCGGCCGTTTTGACCTCAATCCTGCGGCCAATACCCGCGAAAAGCTGTTACTTCCGTTAGCCGATATCAAGCCGTTGCAAGAATCCGGTGTTTATCTGGCGGTGATGCAACAAGCCGGACGTTACAATTATACCAATGCGGCTACCTTATTTACACTGAGTGATATTGGTGTTTCGTTGCACAGTTATCATGACCAGCTGGATGTCTTTACCCAAGCATTGGCGGGCGGCGCGGCCTTAAAAGGTGTGTCGCTGCAATTGTTGGACGAAAAAGGCCAAGTGCTGGCGCAGAGTGAAACTGACGGTCAGGGCCATGCGCAGCTAGAGAAAAATGCCAAGGCGAAATTGCTATTGGCCTCGCAAAACGGGCAGACCAGCTTGATTGATCTCACCGCACCGGCGTTGGATCTGGCTGAATTTGATATTGCCGGGCCTGAAGGTTTCCAGAAGCAGTTTTTTGCCTTTGGCCCGCGTGACCTGTATCGGCCTGGGGAGACTTTAATCGTCAATGGGTTATTGCGCGATGCAGATGGTAAGCCCCTGGCTACCCAGCCAGTCAAAGTGGATATTCTCAAACCTGATAACCAGGTTGTTCGCAGTTTTGTCTGGCAGCCACAGGATGGTTTATATCAATACCAATACGCCATTCCAGAAAGTGGCCCGACTGGCGAGTGGTCATTGCGTCTGAATCTGGGTGACAACCAGCCGCGCCTCTACAAATTTAAAGTAGAAGACTTCTTGCCAGAGCGCATGGCATTAGATATTGCCACTAGTGCAGAGCCGATTGCCACCGACAGTGAAGCCAGCTTTGCGGTCACTGGCCGCTATCTGTATGGCGCTCCGGCCTCTGGTAACCGTCTGCAAGGTCAATTATTCCTGCGCCCACTGCGCGAAGCGGTTGCAGCATTACCCGGTTTTGAGTTTGGCTCGGTTATTGAAGAAAATCTGTCACGCACCTTAGACGAGTTTGATACCACATTGGACAGTGATGGCCAAACTGACATCGAAGTCGATAACAGTTGGCAGAATGCCCAGTCGCCTATGAAACTGATTTTACAGGCCAGTTTGCTAGAATCCGGTGGGCGGCCCGTCACGCGGCGTGCAGAGCAGGCTTTGTGGCCAGCCGATGCGTTGGCAGGTATTCGCCCTTTATTCAACAAGCAGCAAGTCTATGATTACCGCAGTGACAGCTATAAATCACAGGCTATGGTCGATCAGGACACGACGGCTGATTTTGACATTGTTTATGCCAATGCAGACGGTGAAAAACTGGCGGTTAATGGCTTGAAAGTGAAGTTGGTTCGTGAGCGCCGCGATTACTATTGGCAGTGGTCTGAAAGTGATGGCTGGCAGTCACTGTTTGATAAAAAAGATCTGACCATGGCTGAGCAGTCAGTGAACATTCCCGCCAATGGCAGCGCCAAAGTTAGCTTCCCGGTCGAGTGGGGCGCTTACCGCATTGAGGTGAGTAACCCTGATAACTCACTGGTCAGTAGCTCCCGTTTCTGGGCCGGTTATAGCTGGCAGGATAATACCGCGGGCAGCGGCGCAGTTCGGCCAGATCAGGTCAAACTGACACTGGATAAACCGGCTTATCGGCCGGGCGAGAAAGTGAAATTACGCATCGAAGCACCGACTGCTGGTAACGGCTATTTGTTGGTGGAATCCAGTGATGGCCCATTATGGTGGCAGGAAGTGAGCATTGCGGCGGGTGGCACAGAGGTTGAAGTGCCTATTAACACGGATTGGAATCGCCATGATTTGTATCTCAGCGCGACAGTAATTCGCCCCGGTGATAAATCGCAGCAGGCTACACCAAAACGCGCCATTGGTTTACTGCATCTGCCGCTGGTGGATGAAACCCGCAAACTGGCGCTGGAATTGGAAGCACCTGCCCGTATTCGTCCTAACCAAACCTTGGTGGTGAAAGTGAAAGCCAGCCGTACCGGCGCGCCGTTACCACAAAAAGTGCAAGTGTTGCTGTCAGCCGTCGACAGCGGAATTTTAAATATCACCGATTACGCCACGCCGGACCCTCATGACGCTTTCTTGGGGCGCAAACGCTACAGTGCTGATCAATATGATGTTTACGGGCAATTGATTGAAGGGCAGGGGCGCTTGGCGAGCTTGCGTTTTGGTGGTGATGGTGATGAAGAAGACGCGCTATCCCGTGGGGGTAAAAAACCGATTACTGAAGTGACTATTGTGGCGCAACAGGCCCAACCCGTGAGCCTAAATTCACAGGGTGAAGGCACCATTGAACTGCCTATCCCCGATTTTAACGGCGAATTGCGTTTGATGGCACAAGCTTGGAGTGATGAAGACTTCGGTAAAGCTGAGTCTAAAGTGGTGGTGGCGGCCCCGCTGATTGCGCAACTGGCCACCCCGCGTTTTCTGGCGGGAGGGGATAGCACCGAGCTGGCATTGGACTTGAGCAATTTGTCCGGTCAACCACAAACGCTGTCACTCAACTGGGCGGCGAGCAATTTATTGGCATTAAAGGGCGCACCAACGCAGTCTGTCTCTCTGGCAACTGGCGAGCGCAAAACCCTGCTGATCCCGGTTCTGGCCTTGAATGGTTTTGGTCAGGGTGATATCGGGCTGACCATCACCGGGATGGTATTGCCGGATGAAAAACTGGCAGATTATCAACATCATTGGAAAATTGGGGTGCGGCCGGCTTATCCCGCTCAGACCCGCCATTTTGCTAATGTGCTGCACAGTGGTGATAACTGGAACCTGCCGGCAGAGGCCATTGAGGGGCTGGCCCCTGAAACGCTACAAGGGCAGCTATTAATCACCAGCCGTCCGCCGCTGAATCTGGCCCGCTATATCACTGAATTATATGCCTATCCTTATGGCTGTCTGGAGCAGACGGTGAGCGGGCTATATCCTTCTTTGTACAGCAATAATGCGCAACTGACCGCACTGGGTATCAAAGCGGACAGCGATGAAAAACGGCGTAAAAGCATTGATGTCGGTATTGAGCATTTGCTCAGTATGCAACGTCATAACGGCGGTTTTGGCTTATGGAGTAATGACAGCCCGGAAGAGTTTTGGTTGACAGTTTATGCCACTGATTTCCTCTATCGCGCCAGCCAGCAAGGTTACAGTGTGCCAGTAGCCGCGTTAACCGCCGCCAATAATCGTTTACAGCGCTATTTGCAAGACCCGAGTCAGGTGCAGATTCGTTACAGTGAACAGACCAACCATACCCGCTTTGCGGTTCAAGCTTATGCTGGTTTGGTGCTGGCGCAACAGCAACAGGCATCATTGGGGGCATTACGTCAATTGTATACCCGCGGCAATGATGCGCGTTCCGGTTTACCATTGGTGCAACTTGGGGTGGCGCTGAAATTGATGGGGGATATGCCGCGAGCCAAAGAAGCCATTACGCAAGGGCTGAACACCACTCGCAGTGACAAAGATTATTGGTTGGAAGATTATGGTAGTCCACTGCGCGATGACGCGCTGATTTTGGCATTGCTGACCGACAATAACCTGTTGCCGCAGGTGCGCGACACACGTTTGTTGGAGTTATCCAATGCGCTGATGGGTCGTAATTACCTGTCTACGCAAGAGAGTAATGCACTGTTCCTGGCCGGACGCACCCTGATGAATGGGGCTGAAACCCCGTGGCAGGTGGCGATTGCGCAGCAGGCAGAGCCGATCGCGGATAGCCCGACATTGACTCAGAATACGGCGCTTAATCAAAACTGGTCAGCTCAACAGCTGGCGGGTGGGATACAATTGCAAAATCGCGGTGATGTGGCCCTATATAGCCGCTTGGATATTGTGGGATACCCACTGCAAACGCCAGCGCCATTTAGCAATAATTTGCATATCAGCCGCAGTTATATTGGTCTTGATGGTAAGCCGCTGAAGTTATCAAATCTGAAAAGCGGGGAGCTGGTTTTGGTGTACTTAGATGTCTGGGCCGATAAGCGCGTGCCAGATGCTCTGGTAGTTGATTTATTGCCAGCCGGTTTGGAGTTGGAAAACCAGAATTTGGGTGACAGCAGCGCCAGTCTGGGGGAAAGCGCCAACAGTGTGACGGAGTTATTGCAAGACATGCAGCAGTCGGATATCAAGCATCAGGAGTTCCGTGATGACCGCTATGTGGCGGCCGTCAATGTTGATCCATACCGCCACACCACCTTGCTCTATCTGGCACGCGCGGTGACACCGGGTATTTATCAAGTACCGGCTCCGCAGGTAGAATCCATGTATGTCCCGGATTGGCGGGCGCTAGGGAGTACCGTGCCGCAGCTTGAAGTTTCTAAGTAA